The proteins below are encoded in one region of Scomber japonicus isolate fScoJap1 chromosome 24, fScoJap1.pri, whole genome shotgun sequence:
- the LOC128354396 gene encoding uncharacterized histidine-rich protein DDB_G0274557-like, with protein sequence MVAIIAGGGGLVLMLIITVIVCCCRARRKKTMRVKDEEELRLGWSKPEQEHHHHHHHHGQHNHPPGHNHAHHHHQQPAGHTGPRQPRSKQHRELRGKLPEPPNGQPQPSPRRPAQAPRPVNNVDEEQPPPLPQPRKKAPKTPRV encoded by the exons ATGGTGGCGATCATAGCCGGTGGAGGAG GACTTGTTCTGATGCTGATTATCACTGTCATTGTTTGCTGCTGCCGGGCCAGACGGAAAAAAACCATGAGAGTTAAGG ACGAGGAGGAGCTTCGTTTGGGGTGGTCCAAACCTGAACaagaacatcatcatcatcatcatcatcatggtcaACATAATCATCCTCCAGGTCATAATCACgctcatcatcaccatcagcagCCAGCTGGGCATACTGGTCCTCGCCAACCTCGCTCCAAACAGCATCGTGAGCTGCGTGGAAAACTCCCCGAGCCGCCAAACGGCCAACCTCAGCCCAGCCCGAGAAGACCTGCACAG GCCCCCAGACCAGTCAATAACGTTGATGAAGAGcagcctcctcctctgcctcagcCCAGGAAGAAAGCTCCCAAAACGCCAAGAGTGTGA